One region of Burkholderiales bacterium genomic DNA includes:
- a CDS encoding F0F1 ATP synthase subunit B yields the protein MSINATLIGQIIWFALFVWFTMRYVWPPLQKAMHERQKQIADGLAASERGKQELEAAGRRSQDAAQEARKRAAEIISQAEKRGAQIVEEAKLGAKTEGERIIAGAKAEIDQETFRAREALRSQVAVLAIAGAEKILRREVDAKAHAELLTAIQADL from the coding sequence AGCATCAACGCTACCTTGATCGGCCAGATTATCTGGTTCGCGCTGTTCGTCTGGTTCACGATGAGATATGTCTGGCCGCCGCTGCAAAAAGCCATGCACGAACGCCAGAAGCAAATCGCCGACGGTCTCGCTGCGTCCGAACGCGGCAAGCAGGAACTCGAAGCGGCCGGCCGCCGCTCGCAAGACGCCGCGCAGGAAGCGCGTAAACGCGCCGCCGAAATCATCAGCCAGGCCGAAAAGCGCGGCGCGCAAATCGTCGAGGAAGCCAAGCTCGGCGCCAAGACCGAAGGCGAGCGCATCATCGCCGGCGCCAAAGCCGAAATCGATCAGGAAACCTTTCGCGCCAGAGAAGCGCTGCGCAGCCAGGTCGCGGTGCTCGCGATCGCCGGCGCCGAGAAGATATTGCGCCGTGAAGTCGATGCCAAAGCGCACGCTGAATTGCTGACCGCTATCCAGGCCGATTTGTAG